In Triticum aestivum cultivar Chinese Spring chromosome 5B, IWGSC CS RefSeq v2.1, whole genome shotgun sequence, the following proteins share a genomic window:
- the LOC123116958 gene encoding UDP-glucose flavonoid 3-O-glucosyltransferase 7, which produces MEAAAGVSAASNGGRRPLRVFFLPFFARGHLIPLTDLACRMAAARPAEVEATMVVTPANAMLIATTVTRAVDAGHAVRLLRYPFPDVGLESGVECLGAVAKHDAWRVFRAVDLSQPIHEKLLLEHRPDAVVADVPFWWVTDIAAKIGVPRLTFHPVGIFAQLAMNNLYAIRSDIIRDGVAAPSVIVPGMPGKEIAIPPSELPEFLLQDAVLSMEWDNIKAAQLAGFGVIVNTFADLEKPYCDEYRRVDARRAYFVGPVSLPLDSAVHRGGDGNMDCLEWLSTKPSRSVVYACFGSWACFSTRQIRELALGLEASNKPFLWVVRSEDSDGLWAPEGWEQRVADRGMVVRGWAPQLAVLAHSSVGAFLTHCGWNSVLEAASAGLPVLTWPLVFEQFINERLVTEVATFGARLWDGGKRNVRVEDADTVPAEAIGRAVAGFMEGGERWEKMRARAGELADRARAAVSESGSSWRDLHRVIDDLTEANASRVRSNEDS; this is translated from the coding sequence ATGGAGGCTGCTGCGGGGGTGAGCGCCGCCAGTAATGGCGGGAGGCGCCCGCTGCGGGTGTTCTTCCTGCCCTTCTTCGCGCGGGGGCACCTCATCCCGCTGACGGACCTGGCGTGCCGCATGGCCGCGGCAAGGCCAGCGGAGGTGGAGGCCACGATGGTGGTGACGCCGGCCAACGCGATGCTGATCGCCACCACGGTCACGCGCGCCGTGGACGCAGGCCACGCGGTGCGCCTGCTCCGCTACCCGTTCCCGGACGTCGGCCTCGAGAGCGGGGTGGAGTGCCTCGGCGCCGTCGCCAAGCACGACGCCTGGCGGGTGTTCCGCGCCGTCGACCTCTCGCAGCCGATTCACGAGAAGCTGCTCCTGGAGCACCGCCCCGACGCCGTTGTTGCCGATGTGCCCTTCTGGTGGGTCACGGACATCGCCGCGAAGATCGGCGTGCCGCGCCTCACGTTCCACCCCGTCGGCATCTTCGCGCAACTCGCCATGAACAACCTCTACGCCATCCGCTCGGACATAATCCGGGACGGCGTTGCCGCCCCGTCAGTCATCGTGCCGGGGATGCCAGGGAAGGAGATCGCCATCCCGCCGTCGGAGCTCCCGGAGTTCCTCCTGCAGGACGCCGTTCTTTCTATGGAGTGGGACAACATCAAGGCGGCCCAGCTCGCCGGCTTCGGAGTGATCGTGAACACCTTCGCCGACCTCGAAAAACCGTACTGCGACGAGTACAGACGCGTCGACGCGCGCCGCGCCTACTTCGTCGGCCCCGTCAGCTTGCCGTTGGACTCCGCCGTACACCGGGGCGGCGATGGCAACATGGACTGTCTAGAGTGGCTGTCGACCAAGCCGAGCCGATCGGTGGTGTACGCCTGCTTCGGGAGCTGGGCTTGCTTCTCAACACGCCAGATCCGGGAGCTCGCGCTGGGGCTGGAGGCCTCGAACAAGCCATTCCTGTGGGTGGTCCGCTCCGAGGACTCCGACGGCCTGTGGGCGCCGGAGGGATGGGAGCAGCGCGTTGCCGACCGCGGCATGGTCGTCCGAGGGTGGGCACCGCAGCTGGCGGTGCTGGCCCACTCGTCGGTGGGCGCGTTCCTGacgcactgcgggtggaactcgGTGCTGGAGGCTGCGTCGGCAGGCTTGCCGGTGCTGACGTGGCCGCTGGTGTTCGAGCAGTTCATCAACGAGCGGCTGGTCACCGAGGTGGCGACGTTCGGCGCGCGCTTGTGGGACGGCGGCAAGCGCAACGTGAGAGTGGAGGACGCGGACACCGTGCCAGCAGAGGCGATCGGTCGGGCGGTGGCCGGGTTCATGGAGGGCGGAGAGCGGTGGGAGAAGATGAGGGCAAGAGCAGGGGAGCTGGCTGACAGGGCGCGTGCCGCGGTCAGCGAGAGCGGGTCGTCGTGGCGCGATTTACACCGCGTGATCGACGATCTGACTGAGGCTAACGCCTCGAGGGTTCGCAGCAACGAGGACTCATAG